From the Pseudomonas baltica genome, one window contains:
- a CDS encoding alpha-E domain-containing protein: MLSRTASDLYWMSRYLERAENLARMLDVSYSLSLMPQDGREGLDEMAMPLLITGTLDDYLERHGKLHAERLLFFFALDATNPASIYSCLGAARASAHAVRGRITADMWENINSTWLEIRGIAEQGLSRYGMSRFCEWLKERSHLFRGATYGTLMRNDAFRFIRLGTFIERADNTLRLLDARYEMLGDEADAVSDSSARGYYQWSALLRSLSSFEAYTEIYRDAPSARNVAQMLLLRADVPRSLRACTEEIDQTLSQLPGTNGRPAQRLAAELDARLRYTGISEILEEGLHEWLNESIPLMAQLGNEIHSSYLEAL; the protein is encoded by the coding sequence ATGCTAAGTAGAACCGCCTCGGATTTGTACTGGATGTCGCGTTACCTGGAGCGTGCCGAAAACCTCGCACGCATGCTCGACGTCAGCTATTCGCTGTCGCTGATGCCGCAGGATGGTCGTGAAGGCCTCGACGAGATGGCCATGCCGTTGCTGATTACCGGCACGCTGGATGATTACCTGGAGCGTCACGGCAAGCTGCACGCCGAGCGTCTGTTGTTCTTTTTTGCCCTCGACGCCACCAATCCCGCCAGCATCTACAGCTGCCTGGGCGCGGCGCGTGCCAGTGCCCATGCCGTGCGCGGGCGGATCACCGCCGACATGTGGGAGAACATCAACTCCACGTGGCTGGAAATTCGCGGAATCGCTGAGCAAGGCCTGAGCCGCTATGGCATGAGTCGCTTCTGCGAGTGGTTGAAAGAGCGTTCGCACCTGTTTCGCGGTGCCACCTACGGCACCCTGATGCGCAATGATGCCTTCCGCTTCATTCGCTTGGGCACCTTTATCGAACGCGCCGATAACACCTTGCGTTTGCTCGATGCCAGATACGAAATGCTCGGTGATGAAGCCGACGCCGTCAGCGACAGTTCCGCCCGCGGGTACTACCAATGGAGTGCCCTGCTGCGGTCTCTGTCGTCGTTCGAGGCGTACACCGAGATCTACCGCGATGCGCCCTCGGCGCGCAACGTTGCGCAGATGCTGCTGTTGCGTGCCGATGTACCGCGTTCGCTGCGTGCCTGCACTGAAGAGATCGACCAGACCCTGTCGCAACTGCCAGGCACCAATGGTCGGCCGGCTCAGCGCTTGGCTGCAGAGCTCGATGCCCGCCTGCGCTATACCGGGATCAGCGAGATCCTCGAAGAAGGCCTGCATGAGTGGTTGAACGAATCCATCCCGCTGATGGCTCAGCTGGGCAACGAAATTCACAGCTCTTACCTGGAGGCTCTATGA
- a CDS encoding transglutaminase family protein yields MRLSISHETAYHYDDEVRASIQYLRLTPHDSDRQHVLSWELDLPRQVRAQIDPFGNIFHVLTLDEPHESIVIKARGQVDIDEKSESEHESQSAFPFLRMTRLTEPDAALREFAAQQCNQRRDRNALIDLMHGLNQHIAYTPGVTKVDTSAAEAFEAKAGVCQDHTHAFLACARSLHVPARYVSGYLFSENSEHLASHAWAEAWIDDAWYSFDVTNGLSRPERHLKLAVGLDYLDACPVRGMRRGGGFEQMHAKAVSMPRIQVQRQ; encoded by the coding sequence ATGAGGCTTTCGATCAGTCACGAAACCGCTTACCACTATGACGACGAAGTGCGTGCCAGCATCCAGTATCTGCGCCTGACGCCCCACGACAGCGATCGCCAGCATGTCCTCAGCTGGGAGTTGGACCTGCCTCGCCAGGTGCGCGCGCAGATCGACCCGTTCGGCAATATCTTCCATGTACTGACCTTGGACGAGCCCCACGAGAGCATCGTCATCAAGGCCCGCGGTCAGGTCGATATCGATGAGAAGAGCGAGTCGGAACATGAAAGCCAGTCTGCGTTTCCGTTCTTGCGGATGACCCGCCTGACGGAGCCGGATGCCGCCTTGCGCGAGTTCGCGGCCCAGCAATGCAACCAACGCCGGGATCGCAATGCGCTGATCGATTTGATGCATGGCCTCAACCAGCACATCGCCTATACCCCTGGGGTGACCAAGGTCGACACCAGCGCCGCCGAGGCCTTCGAGGCCAAAGCCGGCGTCTGTCAGGACCACACCCACGCGTTCCTGGCCTGCGCCCGCAGCTTGCACGTGCCCGCGCGCTACGTGTCGGGTTATCTGTTCAGCGAGAACAGCGAGCACCTGGCCAGCCATGCTTGGGCTGAAGCCTGGATCGACGATGCGTGGTACAGCTTCGATGTGACCAATGGGCTCTCCCGGCCCGAGCGCCACCTCAAGCTGGCCGTGGGCCTGGACTACCTGGATGCCTGCCCGGTTCGCGGCATGCGTCGTGGCGGTGGCTTCGAGCAGATGCATGCCAAGGCCGTGTCGATGCCGAGGATTCAGGTGCAGCGCCAGTAG
- a CDS encoding amidotransferase: MSLRICILETDFLRPELVDQYQGYGQMFERLFAQQPIPSEFVRYNVVDEHYPGDDEKFDAYLVTGSKADSFGTDPWIQTLKTYLLDRYQRGDKLLGICFGHQLLALLLGGKAERATQGWGVGIHDYQVAAHAPWMSPPVDDLTMLISHQDQVTQLPPEAVVVASSEFCPFAAYQLNDQVLCFQGHPEFIHDYSRALLDLRQQHLGEAIYSAGIASLDRPHHGTTVAEWMMRFVAHQA; this comes from the coding sequence ATGTCGTTACGCATCTGCATTCTGGAAACGGACTTTCTGCGTCCGGAGCTGGTCGATCAATACCAGGGCTACGGCCAGATGTTCGAGCGCTTGTTCGCACAGCAGCCGATCCCTTCCGAGTTCGTCCGCTATAACGTCGTAGACGAGCATTACCCGGGTGATGACGAAAAATTCGATGCCTATCTCGTCACTGGCAGCAAGGCCGACTCATTCGGTACCGACCCCTGGATTCAAACCCTCAAGACGTACCTGCTGGATCGCTATCAGCGTGGCGACAAGTTGCTCGGCATCTGCTTTGGTCATCAACTGCTGGCGCTGCTGCTCGGTGGCAAGGCCGAGCGCGCCACTCAAGGGTGGGGTGTCGGCATTCATGATTACCAGGTCGCTGCCCATGCACCCTGGATGAGCCCGCCAGTGGATGACCTGACCATGCTGATCAGCCATCAGGACCAGGTCACCCAATTGCCACCGGAGGCGGTGGTAGTGGCCTCCAGCGAGTTCTGCCCCTTCGCGGCGTATCAGCTCAACGATCAGGTGCTGTGCTTCCAGGGTCATCCGGAGTTCATTCACGACTACTCTCGGGCGTTGTTGGACTTGCGCCAGCAGCACCTCGGCGAGGCCATCTACAGCGCCGGTATCGCCAGCCTCGACCGCCCGCACCATGGCACCACGGTGGCGGAGTGGATGATGCGCTTCGTCGCGCACCAGGCTTGA
- a CDS encoding magnesium and cobalt transport protein CorA gives MGRVVAAAVYTAGKKVADISLEEGSQWASKPKHFVWIGLEQPDAQELANLQCQFHLHELAIEDASEKHSRPKLETFGDALFIVTYSPVRQDGKLEFIETHIFAGRGYVITARNGHSRSYAQVRQRCEARPLLLEHGEDFVLYALLDFVTESYQPVTESIHADIERLEANVLGGALHESDIQHIHSLRGDLLRLRRYLAPMVEISEELQRLDFPFIDKNMRPYFRDVQIHVNRQMEDLTTMREIASQTIEIGLLLESSRQSITQRKFAAWAAILAFPTAVAGIYGMNFHNMPELEWRYGYFVVLGTIATVCTTLYVSFRRSGWL, from the coding sequence ATGGGTCGAGTCGTTGCAGCTGCGGTGTACACCGCCGGCAAGAAAGTCGCGGATATCAGCCTCGAAGAAGGCAGCCAATGGGCCAGCAAGCCCAAGCATTTCGTCTGGATCGGCCTTGAACAGCCCGATGCACAGGAACTGGCCAACCTGCAATGCCAGTTTCACCTGCATGAACTGGCCATCGAAGACGCCTCAGAAAAACACAGCCGGCCCAAGCTCGAAACCTTCGGCGACGCCTTGTTCATCGTCACCTACTCGCCCGTGCGCCAGGACGGCAAGCTGGAGTTCATCGAGACCCATATCTTTGCCGGCCGCGGCTATGTGATTACCGCGCGCAACGGCCATTCGCGTTCCTATGCGCAGGTGCGCCAGCGCTGCGAGGCGCGGCCGCTGTTGCTCGAACACGGTGAGGATTTTGTGCTCTACGCCTTGCTCGACTTCGTCACCGAGAGCTACCAGCCGGTGACCGAATCCATCCATGCCGATATCGAACGCCTGGAGGCCAATGTGCTCGGCGGCGCGCTGCACGAGTCCGACATCCAGCATATTCACAGCCTGCGCGGCGACCTGTTACGACTGCGCCGCTATCTGGCGCCGATGGTGGAAATCAGCGAAGAGCTGCAGCGCCTGGATTTTCCGTTCATCGACAAGAACATGCGGCCGTACTTTCGTGACGTGCAGATTCATGTCAATCGGCAGATGGAAGACCTGACCACCATGCGCGAGATCGCCAGCCAGACCATCGAGATCGGTTTGCTGCTGGAGTCGTCGCGCCAGAGCATCACCCAGCGCAAGTTCGCCGCCTGGGCCGCAATCCTGGCGTTCCCGACAGCCGTGGCGGGGATCTACGGTATGAACTTCCATAACATGCCGGAGCTGGAATGGCGCTATGGATATTTTGTCGTGTTGGGGACGATCGCTACGGTGTGTACCACGCTGTATGTCAGCTTCCGCCGCTCGGGCTGGCTTTGA